CGGCGGCCGCGACCAACCGTTGGGCGGGCGCCACGACGCGCCGTGCGGATAGGCTTTCAGCGCGACGCGACCCGCGTGTCGCCGGGAGGAGGACGTCGTGGCCGGCCTCGAGCAGACTCGTCAGCTGGTTACCGAAATTCCCGGTCCCCGCTCACTCGAACTCACCAAACGCCGCACCGCCGCGGTCTCCCACGGCGTCGGGATCACCATGCCGGTGTTCGCGGTGCGGGCCGGTGGCGGCATCGTCGAGGATGTCGACGGCAACCGCCTGATCGATTTGGGCTCGGGCATCGCGGTCACCACGATCGGCAACGCCGCGCCCCGGGTCGTCGACGCGGTTCGCGCGCAAGTGGCCGAGTTCACCCACACCTGCTTCATGGTGACCCCTTATGAGCAGTACGTTGCCGTCGCCGAGGAGCTCAACCGGATCACCCCCGGCTCCGGCGAGAAGCGCTCGGCGCTGTTCAACTCCGGCGCCGAGGCGGTCGAGAATTCGATCAAGATCGCGCGGTCCTACACCCGCAAGCCCGCGGTAGTCGCGTTCGACCATGCCTACCACGGCCGCACCAACATGACGATGGCGCTGACCGCCAAGTCCATGCCCTACAAGAGTGGCTTCGGTCCGTTCGCTCCGGAGATCTACCGGGCGCCGCTGTCCTACCCCTATCGGGACGGCCTGCTGGACAAGGAGCTGGCCACCGACGGCGAGCTGGCCGCGGCACGCACCCTCACCTTCATCGAAAAGCAGGTCGGCGCGAAGAACCTCGCCGCCGTCATTATCGAGCCCATTCAGGGCGAGGGTGGTTTCATCGTCCCGGCGGAGGGCTTTCTGCCAGCCCTGCTGGACTGGTGCCACCGAAATGACGTGGTGTTCATCGCCGACGAGGTGCAGACCGGGTTCGCCCGCACCGGGGCGATGTTTGCCTGTGAGCACGAGGGGATCGAGCCCGACCTGATCTGCACGGCGAAGGGCATCGCCGGTGGCCTACCGCTGTCCGCGGTGACCGGGCGGGCCGAGATCATGGACGCCCCGCACGTCAGCGGCCTGGGTGGCACGTTCGGCGGCAATCCGGTCGTCTGCGCGGCGGCGCTCGCGGCGATCGAGACGATCGAGCAGGACGGCCTGATCGAGCGGGCGCAGCAGATCGAACGACTGATGATCGAACCACTGCAGCGGCTGCAGTCCGCCGACGACCGGGTCGGCGACGTGCGCGGCCGGGGCGCGATGATCGCCGTCGAGCTGGTGAAATCGGGCAGCGCCGAACCCGACGGTGCACTGGCCGACCAGCTGGCCACCGCTGCCCACGCCGCCGGCGTAATCCTGTTGACGTGCGGCATGTTCGGCAACGTCATCCGGTTGCTGCCGCCGCTGTCCATCAGCGATGACCTCCTGACGGAGGGTTTGGAGATCATTGCCGGGATTTTGACCGACCTCTGAGCCGGCGCTCGGTCAGTACGCTGGATCCTAGTGAGCTGGATCCTCATGAAGCGTGCCACTATTCCCCGTCCTGGTGGGGAACGTCACAACCTTGGCGCAGCGCGAATCGTTGAGGAATACCTTTAGTTTAGCTAACGTTCTATCTATCAGCGCAGCGTGGCGCAGATAATTTTCTGAGCAGCAAGGAACGGTTATGTCTACTATTTCCGAGGAAAGGCTCGCCCGGCGAGTCGAAGAACTGTCTGCCAGCGACCCGCAATTCGCCGCCGCCCGGCCGGACCCGGCGATCGTCGAGGCCCTTGAGCAACCCGGACTGCGGCTGCCGCAGATCATCGACATCGTGCTCGAGGGTTACGCCGATCGCCCGGCTCTGGGACAGCGGGCATTGAATTTCGTCAAGGATCCGAAGACCGGCCGCACGGTGCCGGAGGTGCTCTCCCGTTTCGAGACGATGACCTACCGCGAGCTCGGTGAGCGTGTGGACGCACTGGCCCGCGCCCTGGCCAACCACCCGGTACGGGCCGGTGACCGGGTAGCCGTGCTGGGCTTCACCAGCGTCGACTTCACCACCCTCGACCTCGCGCTGGCCAAGCTGAGCGCGGTGGGTGTGCCGCTGCAAACAAGTTCGGCGCCCGCGCAGCTGCAGCCGATCGTCGCCGAGACCGAGCCGGCCGTGATCGCCGCAAGCGTCAACCAGCTGCCGGCTGCCATCGAGCTGATCCGGACCGGACACGTTCCGACCCTGCTGGTGGTCTTCGACTATCACGCCGAGGTCGACGACGACCGCGACGCCCTGGCGGCCGCGCGCACTGGATTGGCCGACGCCGGCGTGGCGGTCGAGGCGCTGAGCGACCTCGTCGAGCGCGGCAAGACCCTACCCGCGGCGCCGGCTCCCGAGCCCGAATCCGACGATCCGCTGGGCCTGCTGATCTACACCTCCGGCAGCACCGGCGCCCCCAAGGGCGCGATGTACCCGCAAAGCAACATGGGCAAGATGTGGTGCCGGTCGAACAAGAACTGGTTCGGCGAGAGCGCCGCGTCGATCACGCTCAACTTCATGCCGATGAGCCACGTCATGGGGCGGGGCATCCTCTACGGCACCCTCGGCAACGGCGGCACCGCCTACTTCGCCGCCAAGAGCGACCTGTCGACACTGCTGGAGGACCTCGAACTGGTTCGGCCTACCGAGCTGAACTTCGTGCCGCGCATCTGGGAGACGCTGTACGGCGAATACCAGCGCCGCGTCGACACCGGAGCCAGCGAGGCGGAGGTTCGCGACGAGATCCGGCAATACCTGCTCGGTGGGCGGTTCATCTTCGCGATGACCGGCTCCGCGCCCACTTCCCCGGAGTTGACGGCCTGGGTGGAGTCGGTGCTCGAGATGCACCTGCTGGACGGCTACGGATCGACCGAAGCCGGCATGGTGATGCTGGACGGCGAGGTCCGCCGCCCGCCGGTCATCGACTACAAGCTGATCGACGTCCCCGATTTGGGCTACTTCGCCACCGACCGACCGCATCCACGCGGTGAGTTGCTGCTCAAGACGCAGAACCTGTTCCCCGGCTATTACAAGCGGCCCGAGGTCACCGCGAGCGTCTTGGACGCCGACGGCTGGTACCACACCGGCGACGTCGTCGCCGAGGTCGGGCCGGACAAGTTGGTGTACGTCGACCGCCGCAACAACGTGCTCAAGCTGGCGCAAGGTGAGTTCGTCACGCTCGCCAAGCTGGAGGCGGTGTTCGGCAACAGCCCATTGGTGCGGCAGATCTACGTGTACGGCAACAGCGCGCACCCGTACCTGTTGGCGGTCGTCGTGCCCACCCAAGAAGCGTTGGCGGACAACGATATTGAGGCGCTGAAGCCGCTGATCGCCGACTCCCTGCAGACGGTGGCCAAAGAGGCCGGCCTGCAGTCGTATGAGGTGCCTCGCGATTTCCTCATCGAGACGACGCCGTTCACGGTGGAAAACGGTCTGCTGACCGGAATTCGCAAGCTGGCTTGGCCCAAGCTCAAGCAGCACTACGGCGAGCGGCTCGAGCAGCTCTACGCCGAGCTGGCCGAGGGCCAGGCCAACGAGTTGGCGGAGCTGCGCCGCACCGGCGCCGACGCACCGGTGCTGCAGACGGTCAGCCGGGCCGCCGCGGCGCTGTTGGGCAGCGCGGCCAGCGACCTGTCCCCCGATGCGCACTTCACCGATCTGGGCGGCGACTCGTTGTCCGCGTTGACCTTCGGCAACCTGCTGAACGAGATCTTCGATGTCGAGGTGTCGGTCGGCGTGATCGTCAGCCCGGCCAACGACCTGGCGGCCATCGCCAAGTACATCGAGGCTCAGCGCCAGGGCAGCAAGCGGCCCAGCTTCGCCTCGGTGCACGGGCGTAACGCTGCCGAGGTGCATGCGAGCGACCTCACCCTGGACAAGTTCATCGACGCCTCGACCCTGGCGGCCGCGCCAAAGCTGCCCGCCGCCAGTAGCGAGGTGCGCACCGTCCTGCTGACCGGCACCACCGGCTTCCTCGGCCGCTACCTGGCTCTGGAGTGGCTCGAGCGGATGGGCCTGGTCGACGGCAAGGTGATCGCCCTGGTTCGCGCCAGGGACGACGCCGCGGCCCGGGCCCGCCTGGACGCCACCTTCGACAGCGGCGACCCGGAGCTGCTCGAGCACTACCACACGCTGGCCGCCGATCACCTCGAGGTGCTGGCCGGTGACAAGGGTGAGGAAGACCTCGGCTTGGACCGGCAGACCTGGCAGCGACTGGCCGACACCGTCGACCTGATCGTCGACCCGGCCGCCCTGGTCAACCACGTATTGCCGTACAGCGAGCTGTTCGGTCCGAACGCGTTGGGCACCGCCGAGCTGATCCGCCTCGCACTGACCACCAAGTTGAAGCCGTACACCTACGTCTCCACGATCGGGGTTGGCGACCAGGTCACCCCCGGACAGTTCACCGAGGACGCCGACGTCCGGCAGATGAGCGCGACCCGGCGCGTCGACGACAGCTACGCCAATGGCTACGGCAACAGCAAGTGGGCCGGCGAAGTGCTGTTACGCGAGGCCAACGACCTGTGCGGGCTGCCGGTGGCGGTGTTCCGCTGCGACATGATCCTGGCCGACACCACCTACGCTGGTCAGCTCAACGTGTCGGACATGTTCACCCGGATGATGCTGAGCCTGGCGGCGACCGGCATCGCGCCCGGCTCGTTCTACGAGCTCGACGCCGAGGGCCGACGCCAACGCGCCCACTACGACGGGCTGCCGGTCGAGTTCATCGCCGAGGCGATCTCGACGTTGGGTGCCCAGACTGTGGACGGGTTCCGCACCTTCCACGTGATGAACCCCTACGACGACGGCATCGGCATGGACGAGTTCGTCGACTGGCTCATCGAGGTGGCCGGCTGCGCCATCCAGCGCGTCGACGACTACGCCGACTGGCTGCAGCGGTTCGAGACCAGCCTGCGCGGACTGCCCGAGAAGCAGCGCAACGCATCGCTGCTGCCGCTGCTGCACAACTACCAGAAGCCGGAGCGGCCGGTCCGGGGATCGATCGCCCCGACCGATCGGTTCCGTGCGGCCGTCCAGGAAGCCAAAGTCGGCCCCGACAAGGACATTCCGCACATCACGCCGCAGATCATCGCCAAATACATCAGCGACCTGAAACTGCTCGGAGTGCTCTGAGACCGCGGTAAACCGATCGCCAGCCCAGTTGGGGGCTGGCGATCGGTTTTTTCATGTGGTCTCAGCGCTGGGGATGCGGCCACCGCATGTACGACGAGCCTTGTCCGGGTGCGGCGTCGGCCCGATGCCGGCGCCAGCCGCCGGTCTTGTGTCCTTCGGCCGGTTCGACGCGCGGGGTGGTCAGCGCGTCGGGCTCGACCTCACGGTGTGGCTCCTGGAGCCCCGACATGTAGACGGGCTCGTCGCTGGCCGGCACCGTGGCCGAGCGCACCCGCGCCAGTGCCTCGATGTCGCTGGCCAGGCGCACCGCCAGGCGAGCGAGCGCGATGCCGCCGACGAAAACGATCAACGCGCCCAGGCCGGAGAAGTATGCGATTTCCAGTGCGGCCCGCTTGCGGTCGGTGGCGGCGATCGGATCCCCGGCCGATCCGATCCCCAGCACCGGCGCCAGGTCACGCCCGACGACGAACCACGCGCCGGAGATTACCGCCAGCCAGCCGCCCACGATCGCGGTGATGCGGTTACCAGAAAAGATCAGCAGCAAGCCGCCCAGCGCGGTCA
This Mycobacterium simiae DNA region includes the following protein-coding sequences:
- the gabT gene encoding 4-aminobutyrate--2-oxoglutarate transaminase; amino-acid sequence: MAGLEQTRQLVTEIPGPRSLELTKRRTAAVSHGVGITMPVFAVRAGGGIVEDVDGNRLIDLGSGIAVTTIGNAAPRVVDAVRAQVAEFTHTCFMVTPYEQYVAVAEELNRITPGSGEKRSALFNSGAEAVENSIKIARSYTRKPAVVAFDHAYHGRTNMTMALTAKSMPYKSGFGPFAPEIYRAPLSYPYRDGLLDKELATDGELAAARTLTFIEKQVGAKNLAAVIIEPIQGEGGFIVPAEGFLPALLDWCHRNDVVFIADEVQTGFARTGAMFACEHEGIEPDLICTAKGIAGGLPLSAVTGRAEIMDAPHVSGLGGTFGGNPVVCAAALAAIETIEQDGLIERAQQIERLMIEPLQRLQSADDRVGDVRGRGAMIAVELVKSGSAEPDGALADQLATAAHAAGVILLTCGMFGNVIRLLPPLSISDDLLTEGLEIIAGILTDL
- the car gene encoding carboxylic acid reductase; the encoded protein is MSTISEERLARRVEELSASDPQFAAARPDPAIVEALEQPGLRLPQIIDIVLEGYADRPALGQRALNFVKDPKTGRTVPEVLSRFETMTYRELGERVDALARALANHPVRAGDRVAVLGFTSVDFTTLDLALAKLSAVGVPLQTSSAPAQLQPIVAETEPAVIAASVNQLPAAIELIRTGHVPTLLVVFDYHAEVDDDRDALAAARTGLADAGVAVEALSDLVERGKTLPAAPAPEPESDDPLGLLIYTSGSTGAPKGAMYPQSNMGKMWCRSNKNWFGESAASITLNFMPMSHVMGRGILYGTLGNGGTAYFAAKSDLSTLLEDLELVRPTELNFVPRIWETLYGEYQRRVDTGASEAEVRDEIRQYLLGGRFIFAMTGSAPTSPELTAWVESVLEMHLLDGYGSTEAGMVMLDGEVRRPPVIDYKLIDVPDLGYFATDRPHPRGELLLKTQNLFPGYYKRPEVTASVLDADGWYHTGDVVAEVGPDKLVYVDRRNNVLKLAQGEFVTLAKLEAVFGNSPLVRQIYVYGNSAHPYLLAVVVPTQEALADNDIEALKPLIADSLQTVAKEAGLQSYEVPRDFLIETTPFTVENGLLTGIRKLAWPKLKQHYGERLEQLYAELAEGQANELAELRRTGADAPVLQTVSRAAAALLGSAASDLSPDAHFTDLGGDSLSALTFGNLLNEIFDVEVSVGVIVSPANDLAAIAKYIEAQRQGSKRPSFASVHGRNAAEVHASDLTLDKFIDASTLAAAPKLPAASSEVRTVLLTGTTGFLGRYLALEWLERMGLVDGKVIALVRARDDAAARARLDATFDSGDPELLEHYHTLAADHLEVLAGDKGEEDLGLDRQTWQRLADTVDLIVDPAALVNHVLPYSELFGPNALGTAELIRLALTTKLKPYTYVSTIGVGDQVTPGQFTEDADVRQMSATRRVDDSYANGYGNSKWAGEVLLREANDLCGLPVAVFRCDMILADTTYAGQLNVSDMFTRMMLSLAATGIAPGSFYELDAEGRRQRAHYDGLPVEFIAEAISTLGAQTVDGFRTFHVMNPYDDGIGMDEFVDWLIEVAGCAIQRVDDYADWLQRFETSLRGLPEKQRNASLLPLLHNYQKPERPVRGSIAPTDRFRAAVQEAKVGPDKDIPHITPQIIAKYISDLKLLGVL